In Polaribacter sp. L3A8, a genomic segment contains:
- a CDS encoding hybrid sensor histidine kinase/response regulator transcription factor, translating into MKNLLVLILFFLCTIFHAQKPYKEYRFVNIKEGIPKVGVSSIIQDHQGFIWIGTIGTGLYKFNGIDYTSYKFDVEDTNSLSNNLVQCAFIDSKNRLWCGTENGLNLYDRDLDHFKRIQLNSKNYYKENVLAIEEDSKGNLLIGTYNKGLFKLNIGTLKTDRIINEDYPDLAINSIQHTKQGKTFVGTNLGLKEVDFIENKLIHTSVFTDHKKSINAPIENLYIDHKDNLWIGFEGNEGVYKCGLTSDRNNNIISLKKLDFTSKKIMQIIQLSDNTMMIGTENDGLFHLDENDNVIKNYVSSKTEENSILHNSIWELFIDKDDRIWMGYYNSGVAVSDKLYDKFKGIRSLPNKQNSLKIPSVTGIVKDKSGNLWISTDGGGIDVYNTNTSKIIHINKKSNTIYSGLNSDYIVSLFLDSKNNLWAGSWDNGIFLLKNGSKKFINYSKKNTSNIFNSNTIRSFSEDSKGNVWIATFFEGLYSYSPKTDTFKKYSAKEFLENKSLCNKLMVVYVDSEDVIWVGTADGLFKIKELENKTFKVVSLRERMQKEYGNSSDVSHILSIYESSEKYIYIGTRGSGLCRYNKKDDTYTWYNKSKGLIEENIAAIIEDNDHNIWVSGNSGLTKIDLKNNDYTNYTSNDGLLSNDFNFGAALKDEKGTLYFGDFKGVDYFNPKEIKTNASLPSLHLTDFKLFNEKVIPQTENSPLQKVISETKSIQLSHTQSVFTIEYTGLNYTRPEKNNYAYYLEGYETAWNYVGRKRSATYTNLDQGNYIFKLKAANNDGVWNEVPLELKITILPPWWKTNWAILAYILAFLFCLYLLNSLTQKRIKEKEILKNERLIQTQNDDLNKKKLQFFTNISHEFRTPLTLIINPIKDIISNKELDLPQSVKNKHAIIYKNTNRLYRLINELMDIRKLEHNKMKIRASKINLIEFTKNIANYFQEESIKKNILLSVDSDVPDLTVWADEKMLEKIIFNLLSNAIKATPKGGAINIDLFSNHKLYNLQLVDKEKPVEAIEILISDTGAGLDEVEVEKIFERFYQVEDQNKTYIGGTGIGLEVVKSFVYLHKGKIEVESKVGSGTTFKILLPTGNAHYSEDQILYKNENTATNKEGFLVVNTDHIEDQLTEDTLLNKTKTVLIVEDNVELLDYLKLELNKEYKVFVANNGKEGIKIAKETLPDAIITDVVMPEMDGFVFCKSIKTDASTSHIPVLMLTARTTIENRIEGIENGADAYMVKPFDLKLLKLRLSQLITSRQLIFDKFFGAISGAEEKINSNSIDKEFIQKLLEYINENISDSNLSVEELASQLKLSRSQLYRKIKAITGQTVNEFIRKIRLERAKQILDSGRGNISEACFSVGFSSPSYFSKCFKAHFGILPSEIEIKKDTKI; encoded by the coding sequence ATGAAGAACCTCTTGGTTTTAATACTATTTTTTTTATGTACAATTTTTCATGCTCAAAAACCTTATAAAGAATATCGTTTTGTAAATATAAAAGAAGGTATCCCCAAAGTTGGTGTGTCTTCTATTATACAAGATCACCAAGGATTTATTTGGATTGGAACTATTGGTACCGGTTTGTATAAGTTTAATGGTATAGATTATACTTCTTATAAATTTGATGTAGAAGATACCAACTCTTTAAGTAATAACTTAGTTCAGTGTGCCTTTATTGATAGCAAAAATAGGCTTTGGTGTGGTACAGAAAACGGATTAAATTTATACGATAGAGACCTAGATCATTTTAAAAGAATACAATTAAATAGTAAAAACTATTACAAAGAAAATGTACTAGCAATAGAAGAGGATTCTAAAGGAAATTTATTAATAGGAACTTATAATAAAGGCCTTTTTAAATTAAATATTGGCACGCTTAAAACAGATAGAATTATAAATGAAGATTACCCAGATTTAGCCATTAACTCTATACAACACACCAAACAAGGTAAAACATTTGTAGGTACAAATTTGGGTTTAAAAGAAGTAGATTTTATAGAAAACAAATTAATACATACTAGCGTTTTTACAGATCATAAAAAATCTATAAACGCACCTATAGAAAACCTATACATAGACCATAAAGATAATTTATGGATTGGTTTTGAAGGAAATGAAGGTGTTTATAAATGTGGGTTAACTAGCGATAGAAACAACAACATTATTAGCCTAAAAAAATTAGATTTTACTTCAAAAAAAATAATGCAAATCATTCAATTATCAGATAACACCATGATGATTGGTACCGAGAATGATGGCCTTTTTCATCTTGATGAAAATGATAATGTTATAAAAAATTACGTATCTAGTAAAACAGAAGAAAACAGTATACTTCATAATTCTATTTGGGAACTATTTATAGACAAAGATGATAGAATTTGGATGGGCTATTACAACAGCGGTGTTGCTGTTAGTGATAAGTTATATGATAAATTTAAAGGGATTAGAAGTTTACCTAACAAGCAAAATTCATTAAAAATACCTTCTGTAACAGGTATTGTAAAAGATAAATCTGGTAATTTATGGATTTCTACAGATGGTGGTGGTATTGATGTTTACAATACAAACACGTCTAAAATTATTCATATCAATAAAAAAAGTAATACTATTTATTCCGGACTTAACTCTGACTATATTGTTTCTTTATTTTTAGATTCTAAAAATAATTTATGGGCAGGAAGTTGGGACAATGGTATTTTTCTACTAAAAAATGGATCTAAAAAATTTATAAATTATAGTAAAAAAAACACCTCAAATATTTTTAACTCTAATACCATTAGAAGTTTTTCTGAAGACTCTAAAGGAAATGTTTGGATTGCTACTTTTTTTGAAGGTCTATACTCCTACTCTCCAAAAACAGATACCTTTAAAAAGTACAGTGCTAAAGAATTTCTAGAAAACAAGTCTTTGTGTAACAAACTTATGGTGGTGTATGTAGATTCTGAAGATGTTATTTGGGTAGGTACAGCAGATGGGTTATTTAAAATAAAAGAGCTAGAAAACAAAACATTTAAAGTTGTTTCTTTAAGAGAAAGAATGCAAAAAGAATATGGCAATTCATCAGACGTAAGTCATATTTTAAGCATTTATGAATCTTCTGAAAAATATATTTATATCGGCACAAGAGGCTCTGGACTTTGTAGGTACAATAAAAAAGATGACACCTATACTTGGTACAATAAATCTAAAGGATTAATAGAAGAAAATATTGCTGCAATTATTGAGGATAATGATCATAATATTTGGGTGAGTGGTAATTCTGGACTCACAAAAATAGATCTAAAAAACAATGATTATACAAATTACACCTCTAATGATGGTTTACTATCTAACGATTTTAATTTTGGTGCTGCCTTAAAAGATGAAAAAGGAACCTTGTATTTTGGAGATTTTAAGGGGGTAGATTATTTTAATCCAAAGGAGATAAAAACAAATGCGAGTTTACCTTCTTTGCATTTAACAGACTTTAAACTGTTTAATGAAAAAGTGATTCCACAAACAGAAAACTCTCCATTACAGAAAGTAATTTCAGAAACAAAAAGTATTCAATTATCTCATACACAATCTGTATTTACCATTGAATATACAGGACTTAATTACACAAGGCCAGAAAAAAATAATTACGCTTATTATTTAGAAGGATATGAAACAGCGTGGAACTATGTTGGCCGTAAAAGAAGTGCTACCTACACAAATTTAGATCAAGGAAATTATATTTTTAAACTAAAAGCAGCAAACAATGATGGCGTTTGGAATGAAGTTCCTCTAGAATTAAAAATAACAATTCTGCCACCTTGGTGGAAAACAAATTGGGCTATATTAGCTTATATATTGGCTTTTCTTTTTTGTCTTTACTTACTAAACAGCTTAACGCAAAAAAGGATAAAAGAAAAAGAAATACTTAAAAATGAACGTTTAATACAAACACAAAACGACGATTTAAATAAAAAGAAACTTCAATTTTTTACAAACATTTCTCATGAATTTAGAACGCCTTTAACGCTAATTATCAACCCTATAAAAGATATTATTAGTAATAAAGAACTCGATTTACCACAAAGTGTTAAAAATAAACACGCTATTATTTATAAAAACACCAACAGACTCTATAGACTAATTAATGAGTTAATGGATATTAGAAAATTAGAGCATAACAAAATGAAAATTAGGGCTAGTAAAATTAATTTAATTGAGTTTACTAAAAATATAGCCAACTATTTTCAGGAAGAAAGCATCAAAAAAAACATTTTATTAAGCGTAGATTCTGATGTACCTGATTTAACCGTTTGGGCGGATGAAAAAATGTTGGAAAAAATAATATTCAACCTATTATCTAACGCCATTAAAGCCACTCCAAAAGGAGGAGCTATTAATATTGATTTGTTTTCTAATCATAAATTATACAATTTACAATTAGTTGATAAAGAAAAACCTGTAGAGGCAATAGAAATTTTAATTTCTGATACCGGAGCAGGCTTAGATGAGGTAGAAGTAGAAAAAATATTTGAACGCTTTTATCAAGTAGAAGATCAAAACAAAACATACATAGGTGGTACTGGTATTGGTTTAGAAGTTGTAAAGAGTTTTGTATATCTTCATAAAGGAAAAATTGAAGTAGAAAGTAAAGTAGGTTCTGGTACCACATTTAAAATTTTATTACCCACTGGTAATGCGCATTACTCAGAAGATCAAATTCTATATAAAAACGAAAACACAGCTACTAACAAAGAAGGTTTCTTAGTAGTTAATACAGACCATATAGAAGATCAGTTAACAGAAGACACCCTTTTAAACAAAACAAAAACAGTGCTCATTGTAGAAGATAATGTAGAGTTATTAGATTATTTAAAACTAGAATTAAATAAAGAATATAAGGTATTTGTTGCAAATAACGGTAAAGAAGGTATTAAAATAGCAAAAGAAACCTTGCCAGATGCAATTATTACAGATGTTGTAATGCCAGAAATGGATGGCTTTGTTTTTTGTAAATCCATAAAAACAGACGCATCTACAAGCCACATACCTGTTTTAATGCTTACAGCAAGAACTACTATAGAAAATAGAATTGAAGGAATAGAAAATGGTGCTGATGCATATATGGTAAAACCTTTCGATTTAAAACTCTTAAAACTACGTCTGTCTCAATTAATAACAAGTAGACAATTAATTTTCGATAAATTTTTTGGAGCTATTAGTGGTGCAGAAGAAAAAATAAACTCAAATTCTATAGACAAAGAATTTATACAGAAATTACTAGAATATATAAATGAGAATATTTCTGACTCTAATTTAAGTGTAGAAGAATTAGCTTCACAATTAAAGTTAAGTAGAAGTCAGTTATATAGAAAAATAAAAGCCATAACAGGTCAGACTGTTAATGAATTTATTAGAAAAATAAGATTAGAAAGAGCCAAACAAATTTTAGATTCTGGCAGAGGTAATATTAGCGAAGCTTGTTTTAGTGTAGGCTTTTCTTCTCCGTCTTATTTTTCTAAATGCTTTAAGGCACATTTTGGCATCTTACCTTCTGAAATAGAGATAAAAAAAGATACTAAAATTTAG
- a CDS encoding ABC transporter permease encodes MNYELFIAKRIIAGKKYKSSISSPIIKIAITAIALGIIIMLIAVATGAGLQNKIRDKMAGFKGHVQIVNYDANNSDVSTVPINKNQDFYPKFKNIDGIKNVQVFASKGGILRTKTDFEGIIFKGVSTDYDWSFFKEYLVAGSIPNLNLPRTKEVLLSQTIVNRLQLKLNDTILATFLKTTTSKLPSNRKYVIVGIYNSGFAEFDKTMMIGDLREVQTLNKWTENEIGGFEVILDSFDHIEEKGAEIYSNIGATLNSKTILEAYPAVFEWIQLFDNNVWFIIAIMILVAGINMITALLVLILERVQMIGILKALGSNNTSIRKIFLYNASYLILKGLFYGNIIGLSIIFIQHYFKIITLNPETYYVSTMPVHISLMYILLLNLGTLIMSFLMLIIPSYIITKINPSKSIKFA; translated from the coding sequence TTGAATTACGAGTTATTTATTGCAAAACGCATTATTGCTGGCAAAAAGTATAAAAGTAGCATTTCATCGCCAATAATAAAAATTGCAATCACTGCAATTGCGTTGGGAATTATAATTATGCTAATTGCTGTGGCAACTGGCGCTGGCTTGCAAAATAAAATTCGCGATAAAATGGCGGGGTTTAAAGGCCATGTTCAGATTGTAAACTATGATGCCAATAATTCGGATGTTTCTACAGTACCTATAAATAAAAATCAAGATTTTTATCCGAAGTTTAAAAACATAGATGGTATTAAAAATGTTCAGGTTTTTGCTAGTAAAGGCGGAATCTTAAGAACAAAAACCGATTTTGAAGGTATTATTTTTAAAGGTGTTTCTACAGATTACGATTGGTCTTTCTTTAAAGAGTATTTGGTAGCAGGTAGCATTCCGAATTTAAATTTACCAAGAACCAAAGAAGTCTTATTATCACAAACAATTGTAAACCGTTTACAACTAAAATTAAACGATACTATTTTAGCTACTTTTTTAAAAACAACTACTAGCAAATTACCTTCTAACAGAAAATATGTTATTGTAGGTATTTACAATTCTGGTTTTGCAGAATTTGATAAAACCATGATGATTGGTGATCTTAGAGAAGTGCAAACTCTTAATAAATGGACAGAAAATGAAATTGGTGGTTTTGAAGTTATCTTAGATAGTTTTGATCATATAGAAGAAAAAGGAGCCGAAATTTACAGTAATATTGGTGCAACTCTAAACAGTAAAACTATTTTAGAAGCCTATCCTGCAGTATTTGAATGGATACAACTTTTTGACAATAATGTGTGGTTTATTATTGCTATTATGATTTTAGTTGCGGGTATAAATATGATTACCGCCCTACTTGTTTTAATATTAGAACGCGTACAAATGATTGGTATTTTAAAAGCCTTAGGAAGCAACAACACAAGCATCAGAAAAATATTTTTATACAATGCCTCTTACCTTATTTTAAAAGGTCTTTTTTACGGAAACATCATTGGGTTGTCTATCATTTTTATTCAACATTACTTTAAAATTATTACTCTAAATCCAGAGACGTATTATGTAAGTACTATGCCTGTTCATATTTCGCTTATGTATATTTTATTGCTAAACTTAGGTACCTTAATTATGTCTTTTCTAATGCTCATTATTCCGTCTTACATTATCACAAAAATAAATCCATCTAAGTCTATTAAATTTGCTTAA
- a CDS encoding GIY-YIG nuclease family protein has protein sequence MKTIHQYYVYLLASKIRGTLYIGVTNDLQRRVYEHKKGIKKGFTQKYGVNRLVYFETFQNMEEAITRENNMKKWKRDWKIKLIEEENVQWLDLASDWYDDIL, from the coding sequence ATGAAAACAATTCATCAATATTATGTTTATCTTTTAGCAAGTAAAATTAGGGGAACATTATATATTGGTGTAACAAATGATTTACAAAGAAGAGTTTATGAACACAAAAAAGGAATCAAAAAAGGTTTTACACAAAAGTATGGTGTAAATAGGTTGGTTTATTTTGAGACGTTCCAAAATATGGAAGAAGCTATTACAAGAGAAAATAATATGAAAAAGTGGAAACGCGATTGGAAAATTAAATTGATTGAGGAAGAAAATGTTCAATGGCTAGATTTAGCTAGCGATTGGTATGATGATATTTTATAG
- a CDS encoding pyridoxal-phosphate dependent enzyme translates to MKYAKNILETIGNTPLVQLNSVTKEIDALVLAKVETFNPGNSIKDRMALKMIEDAEADGRLQPGGTIIEGTSGNTGMGLALAAIVKGYKCIFVISDKQSKEKMDILRAVGAEVIVCPTNVEPEDPRSYYSVSKRLGAETPNSWYVNQYDNPSNALTHYEQTGPEIWEQTDGKITHLVVGVGTGGTISGTAKYLKEQNPNIKIWGIDTYGSVFKKYHETGIFDENEIYPYITEGIGEDILPKNVDFSLIDGFTKVTDKDAAVYTRKIAKEEGIFVGNSAGSAIKGLLQLKEHFTKEDVVVVIFHDHGSRYVGKMFNDDWMRDRGFLEEDIKTAAGLIKNHGDTPLVAAQTEELVSHAIERMKEYKISQIPVKDIHGFVGSINESVLLHNFIADKNIADKPIKDIMGKPYPIVKKTAKLEAISKLITKENDAVLVDLENGNHQIITKYDIISAM, encoded by the coding sequence ATGAAATACGCTAAAAACATATTAGAAACCATTGGTAACACACCGTTGGTGCAGTTAAATTCGGTTACAAAAGAAATAGATGCTTTGGTATTGGCAAAGGTAGAAACTTTTAACCCAGGAAATTCTATTAAAGATAGGATGGCTTTAAAAATGATTGAAGATGCAGAAGCTGACGGTCGTTTACAACCTGGAGGAACCATTATAGAAGGGACTTCTGGAAACACCGGAATGGGGTTGGCTTTGGCCGCAATTGTTAAGGGGTACAAATGCATTTTTGTAATATCGGACAAGCAATCTAAAGAAAAAATGGACATTTTACGTGCCGTTGGTGCAGAAGTAATTGTGTGCCCAACAAATGTAGAGCCAGAAGATCCGCGTTCTTATTATTCGGTTTCTAAACGTTTGGGTGCAGAAACGCCAAATTCTTGGTATGTAAATCAGTATGACAACCCGAGTAACGCTTTAACACATTATGAGCAAACGGGTCCTGAAATCTGGGAACAAACGGATGGAAAAATCACTCATTTAGTAGTTGGTGTGGGTACTGGAGGTACTATTTCTGGAACGGCAAAATACTTAAAAGAGCAAAACCCTAATATTAAAATTTGGGGAATTGATACGTACGGTTCTGTGTTTAAAAAATATCATGAAACGGGTATTTTTGACGAAAATGAAATTTATCCATACATTACAGAAGGAATTGGAGAAGATATTTTACCCAAAAACGTTGATTTTTCTTTAATTGATGGTTTTACCAAAGTGACGGATAAAGATGCTGCTGTTTATACTAGAAAAATTGCAAAAGAGGAAGGGATTTTTGTAGGAAATTCTGCTGGTTCTGCTATAAAAGGTTTGTTGCAATTAAAAGAACATTTTACTAAAGAGGACGTTGTAGTGGTTATATTTCATGATCACGGAAGTAGATATGTGGGTAAAATGTTTAACGACGATTGGATGCGTGATAGAGGTTTTTTAGAAGAAGATATTAAAACGGCTGCTGGTTTAATTAAAAACCATGGAGATACGCCTTTGGTTGCTGCACAAACAGAAGAATTGGTGTCACATGCAATTGAGCGTATGAAAGAATATAAAATTTCTCAGATTCCGGTAAAAGACATTCACGGTTTTGTAGGTTCTATTAATGAATCGGTTTTATTACACAATTTTATTGCCGATAAAAATATTGCAGACAAACCTATTAAAGACATTATGGGAAAACCGTACCCTATTGTAAAGAAAACAGCAAAATTAGAAGCTATTTCTAAATTGATAACCAAAGAAAATGATGCAGTTTTGGTTGATTTAGAAAACGGAAATCATCAGATAATTACAAAATACGATATTATTAGTGCTATGTAA
- a CDS encoding IS110 family transposase: MNKYKEIFGVDISKDVFDVYGSTSGHDQFKNDELGFKIFLKNLPKNSLVIMEATGYYHYRLAQFLYKQSIFVSVVNPLSVKRFIQMKLSKVKTDKSDAKAICEYGGINEVPLYTALTNVQSECLQLFRLLDSDIKKRTAVKNKIHGEEVLGIPSKWVYGSLKRTKKHLDKEILGIETKVLSLVKQDQQAQLTLLTSIPGIGLKTALFLIVITDGFRKFETASQLCSYVGITPTIRVSGSSVRGRSRISKVGNRKLRNLLFLCAFTACKHNKGCREIYERIVNKGKSKKLALIAVSNKLIKQSFAIAKSGLPYDETYVSVLSK, encoded by the coding sequence ATGAATAAATATAAGGAAATTTTTGGAGTTGACATCAGTAAAGACGTTTTTGATGTTTATGGAAGTACAAGTGGTCATGATCAGTTTAAAAATGATGAATTAGGGTTTAAAATATTCTTAAAAAATCTCCCTAAAAACTCATTAGTAATTATGGAAGCAACGGGTTATTACCATTACAGGTTAGCTCAGTTTTTATACAAACAAAGCATTTTTGTATCTGTTGTAAATCCTTTATCTGTAAAGCGTTTTATCCAAATGAAATTGTCTAAAGTAAAGACGGATAAAAGTGATGCAAAGGCTATCTGTGAATATGGAGGCATCAATGAAGTTCCATTGTATACTGCTCTTACCAATGTTCAGAGTGAGTGCTTACAGTTGTTTAGATTATTAGATAGTGATATTAAAAAACGCACAGCGGTAAAGAATAAAATTCACGGAGAAGAAGTTTTAGGGATTCCCTCTAAGTGGGTTTATGGTTCTTTAAAACGGACTAAAAAACATTTAGATAAAGAGATTTTAGGAATCGAAACAAAAGTACTTTCGTTAGTAAAACAAGACCAGCAAGCACAATTAACATTACTAACTAGTATTCCAGGGATAGGTTTGAAAACGGCATTGTTTTTAATCGTAATTACTGATGGGTTTAGGAAGTTTGAAACGGCTTCACAATTATGTAGTTATGTAGGGATCACTCCAACGATAAGAGTGTCTGGAAGTAGTGTACGTGGAAGAAGTAGAATAAGTAAGGTTGGAAATAGGAAACTACGAAACCTCTTGTTTCTCTGTGCTTTTACAGCTTGTAAACATAATAAAGGATGTCGTGAGATTTATGAGCGAATTGTTAACAAGGGTAAGAGTAAGAAATTGGCTTTAATAGCGGTTTCAAATAAATTGATAAAACAGAGTTTTGCTATCGCAAAATCAGGTTTACCATATGACGAAACGTACGTTTCTGTTTTATCAAAATAA
- a CDS encoding IS3 family transposase, whose protein sequence is MKMVGIVSSSYYREPSGGKKGNKPSKETFHKTKGFVLQDAVVVSIKEILKHEFIDCGYRLMTSYLTRDGYTINHKKLYRIMKEEGLLKLDNRIDRSGSGRKFVKFRKVQTSRPLECLEMDIKMVWIPSVGKNAYLLSVIDVHTRRIVKDYFSFTIKQNHVIALLSELFENYDYPQNVVIRSDNGSQFIAKKVREYLGLIGVQQEFTHVATPEENAHIEAYHGILKKEVFNRWDYQYFGEIEQILKRFVKFYNNRRLHGLLGRITPMEKWNADEHLIRMKKLTA, encoded by the coding sequence ATAAAGATGGTTGGTATTGTATCGAGTAGCTATTATAGAGAACCTAGTGGCGGTAAAAAAGGAAATAAGCCATCTAAAGAGACTTTCCACAAGACTAAAGGTTTTGTATTACAAGACGCTGTAGTTGTGTCTATAAAAGAGATTTTAAAGCACGAGTTTATAGATTGTGGTTATCGATTAATGACCAGCTATTTAACTAGAGATGGTTACACTATCAATCATAAAAAGTTGTATAGAATTATGAAGGAAGAAGGCTTGTTGAAACTTGATAATAGGATAGATAGAAGTGGTTCTGGACGCAAGTTTGTAAAGTTTAGAAAGGTGCAAACTTCTAGACCTTTAGAATGCCTGGAGATGGATATAAAGATGGTTTGGATACCAAGTGTAGGAAAGAATGCTTATTTACTATCAGTTATTGACGTTCACACTCGAAGAATAGTAAAAGACTATTTTTCTTTTACTATTAAACAAAATCACGTTATAGCGCTACTTTCTGAGTTGTTTGAAAATTATGACTACCCTCAAAACGTGGTCATTAGAAGTGATAATGGAAGCCAGTTTATAGCAAAAAAAGTACGTGAATATTTAGGTCTCATTGGAGTGCAACAAGAATTTACACACGTAGCAACCCCAGAAGAGAATGCACATATAGAAGCCTATCATGGAATATTGAAAAAAGAAGTCTTTAATAGGTGGGACTACCAATATTTTGGAGAAATAGAGCAAATACTAAAACGCTTCGTGAAATTTTATAATAATAGAAGACTTCACGGCTTGTTAGGACGTATAACACCAATGGAAAAATGGAATGCAGATGAACATCTTATTAGAATGAAAAAGTTAACCGCTTAA
- a CDS encoding exo-beta-N-acetylmuramidase NamZ family protein codes for MLNFQLISCAQKPKAIVKKVTEKIPVLKIGAERTDLYLNLLKGKNVAVVANQTSVLSVLERAVVAPNVMGSKNVTHHLVDYLFSYNGINVKKVFAPEHGFRGKADAGEVVKDGFDTKTGLPIVSLYGKNKKPSAAQLAGIDVVVFDIQDVGARFYTYISSLHYVMEACAEAGIEVIVLDRPNPNGHYIDGPVLELAHTSFVGMHKVPVVYGMTIGEYGQMINGEKWLKNGMQCNLKVIPLENYTHQTEYSLPIKPSPNLPNDKSINLYPSLCFFEGTNVSAGRGTEMQFQIYGSPFLTKSDFTFTPQANEGAKYPKFKNQLCYGKNLEEIGNLSKIDLSFLIKAYKQNTSKDFFNNFFTKLAGTKKLQEQIEKGISEQEIRKTWQKDLNAFKLVRSKYLIYK; via the coding sequence ATGCTGAATTTTCAGCTCATTTCTTGTGCCCAAAAACCCAAAGCAATAGTTAAGAAAGTAACAGAAAAAATACCTGTTTTAAAAATAGGAGCAGAGCGTACAGATTTATATTTAAATTTATTAAAAGGAAAAAATGTGGCTGTGGTTGCAAACCAAACATCTGTATTGTCTGTTTTAGAAAGAGCAGTTGTAGCGCCTAATGTTATGGGTTCTAAAAATGTAACCCATCATTTAGTAGATTATTTATTTAGTTATAACGGAATAAACGTTAAAAAAGTTTTTGCGCCAGAACATGGTTTTAGAGGAAAAGCAGATGCTGGCGAGGTTGTAAAAGATGGTTTTGATACCAAAACAGGTTTACCAATTGTATCGCTTTATGGTAAAAATAAAAAACCTTCTGCAGCACAATTAGCTGGAATTGATGTGGTTGTTTTTGATATTCAGGATGTAGGTGCCCGTTTTTACACCTATATTTCTTCTTTACACTATGTAATGGAAGCGTGTGCAGAAGCCGGAATAGAAGTAATTGTTTTAGACAGACCCAACCCAAACGGACATTATATAGACGGACCTGTTTTAGAATTAGCGCATACTTCTTTTGTAGGGATGCATAAAGTTCCGGTAGTTTACGGAATGACCATTGGTGAATACGGACAAATGATTAACGGAGAAAAGTGGCTTAAAAACGGAATGCAGTGTAACTTAAAAGTGATTCCGTTAGAAAACTATACGCATCAAACGGAATATAGTTTGCCTATAAAACCATCTCCTAATTTACCAAATGATAAAAGTATTAATCTATATCCGAGTTTGTGTTTCTTTGAAGGAACCAATGTTTCGGCAGGTAGAGGAACTGAAATGCAATTCCAAATTTATGGTTCTCCATTTTTAACAAAAAGCGATTTTACTTTTACGCCACAAGCAAATGAAGGCGCTAAATACCCTAAGTTTAAAAACCAATTATGTTACGGAAAAAATCTAGAAGAAATTGGCAATCTGAGTAAAATAGATTTGTCTTTTTTGATAAAAGCTTACAAGCAAAATACGTCTAAAGACTTTTTTAATAATTTCTTCACCAAATTAGCAGGAACAAAAAAACTACAAGAACAAATAGAAAAAGGTATCTCAGAACAAGAAATTAGAAAAACTTGGCAGAAAGATTTAAATGCTTTTAAATTGGTTAGAAGTAAGTATTTGATTTATAAGTAG
- a CDS encoding transposase: protein MKYKKWTLEQKLEILSVSEEIGIVEACRKYSVSTGTFYSWKKKFEHKGEAGLKVTYDTKSKELKAAEEENRVLRKLLSDREIELEVQRELLKKKFGTSDPRKI, encoded by the coding sequence ATGAAATACAAGAAATGGACTTTAGAACAGAAGTTAGAAATACTATCTGTTTCCGAAGAAATAGGTATCGTTGAGGCCTGCCGAAAATACAGCGTAAGTACTGGCACTTTCTATAGTTGGAAAAAGAAGTTTGAGCACAAAGGAGAAGCAGGTTTAAAAGTTACCTATGACACTAAAAGTAAAGAACTTAAAGCAGCTGAAGAAGAGAATCGAGTGTTACGAAAATTGCTGAGTGATAGAGAAATCGAGCTTGAAGTGCAACGTGAGCTTTTAAAAAAAAAGTTTGGGACGTCCGATCCAAGAAAGATCTAG